One genomic segment of Bacteroides caccae includes these proteins:
- a CDS encoding carbohydrate-binding family 9-like protein, producing the protein MKVKKISAANVEACSLPRLFDEEKIDFQPVQCVNWAEYPYKPKVNFRIAHTKNSILLHFKVKEASVRARYGTDNGSVWTDSCVEFFSIPAGDGVYYNIECNCIGTILIGVGPTRNGREHAPKEVTDLVQRWSSLGDTPFEERVEETDWEVALIIPYAVFFKHQIESLDEKEIKANFYKCGDELQTPHFLSWNPIKIENPDFHRPDFFGTLEFE; encoded by the coding sequence ATGAAAGTAAAGAAAATTAGTGCGGCTAACGTGGAGGCTTGTTCGCTTCCCCGATTATTTGATGAAGAAAAGATAGATTTTCAACCGGTTCAATGTGTTAATTGGGCTGAATATCCCTACAAACCCAAAGTAAACTTTCGCATTGCTCACACGAAGAACTCTATCTTGTTACATTTTAAAGTTAAAGAAGCGAGTGTGCGTGCCAGATACGGAACGGACAACGGTTCTGTATGGACTGATTCCTGTGTGGAATTCTTTTCTATTCCGGCAGGTGACGGGGTGTATTATAATATAGAGTGCAACTGCATCGGAACAATCCTGATAGGTGTCGGTCCTACCCGCAACGGTAGAGAACACGCTCCGAAGGAAGTGACTGACCTTGTGCAGCGCTGGTCAAGTTTGGGTGATACACCTTTTGAAGAACGTGTGGAAGAAACTGATTGGGAAGTTGCCTTGATTATTCCCTATGCTGTATTCTTTAAGCATCAGATCGAATCACTCGATGAGAAGGAGATAAAAGCTAACTTTTACAAGTGTGGTGACGAATTGCAGACCCCCCACTTCCTTTCATGGAATCCGATAAAAATAGAGAACCCGGACTTCCACCGTCCCGACTTCTTCGGTACGTTGGAGTTTGAATAA
- the lpxA gene encoding acyl-ACP--UDP-N-acetylglucosamine O-acyltransferase, with amino-acid sequence MISPLAYVDPEAKLGKNVTVLPFAYIEKNVEIGDDCVIMSYASILQGTKMGKGNKIHQNAVLGAEPQDFHYTGEESSLIIGDNNDIRENVVISRATFGGNATKIGNGNYLMDKVHLCHDVQINNNCVVGIGTTIAGECTLDDCVILSGNVTLHQYCHIGSWTLVQSGCRVSKDVPPYVIMSGNPVAYHGVNAVVLSQHHNTSERILRHIANAYRLIYQGNFSIQDAVQKIVDQVPMSEEIENIVNFVKASERGIVK; translated from the coding sequence ATGATTAGTCCGTTAGCTTACGTAGACCCCGAAGCAAAACTTGGCAAGAATGTAACTGTCCTGCCGTTTGCCTACATTGAAAAGAATGTGGAAATCGGAGATGACTGCGTCATCATGTCTTATGCCAGTATCCTGCAAGGTACTAAAATGGGAAAAGGAAACAAGATACATCAGAATGCTGTCCTGGGAGCGGAACCGCAAGATTTCCACTACACGGGAGAAGAAAGTAGCCTGATTATCGGTGACAACAACGATATCCGCGAAAATGTGGTAATCAGCCGTGCTACCTTTGGCGGCAATGCTACCAAGATCGGTAACGGAAATTACCTAATGGATAAAGTACACCTCTGCCATGACGTACAAATCAACAATAACTGTGTGGTAGGTATCGGTACGACTATTGCAGGAGAATGCACATTGGATGACTGCGTGATTCTAAGTGGAAATGTTACTCTGCACCAATACTGCCACATCGGTAGCTGGACACTTGTACAGAGTGGTTGCCGTGTTTCTAAAGATGTACCTCCGTATGTAATTATGTCCGGAAACCCCGTTGCATACCATGGAGTGAACGCGGTGGTTCTTTCACAACATCACAATACATCCGAAAGGATCCTCCGTCACATCGCCAATGCATACAGACTGATTTACCAAGGTAATTTCAGTATTCAGGATGCTGTACAGAAGATTGTCGACCAGGTCCCGATGAGTGAAGAAATCGAGAATATCGTTAACTTCGTGAAGGCTTCGGAACGAGGAATCGTGAAATAA
- a CDS encoding TolC family protein, with the protein MKKQILYMVCATALLSSCHIYKSYDRPEDITTSGLYRDPIAENDTLVSDTTNFGNLPWREVFTDPQLQSLIEAGLKQNTDLLTAAQNVKAAEASLLSARLAYAPSLGLSPQGTISSFDKNAATKTYSLPVTASWQVDLFGQLLNSKRNAQVTLKQTKAYRQAVQTQVISNIANMYYTLMMLDRQLEITKSTAEILKKNAETMEAMKDAAMYNINSTGVEQSKAAYAQVLASIPDIEQSIRETENALSTFLGEAPHAIKRGTLEAQVLPTELSAGVPIQLLSNRPDVKAAEMALASCYYNTNSARAAFYPQITLSGSAGWTNSAGSAIINPGKLLASAVGSLTQPLFYRGQNIARLKAAKAQEESAKLSFQQALLNAGSEVSNALSLYQKTSEKVESRRLQVESAKKASEDTKELFNLGTSTYLEVLSAQQSYLSAQISQVSDCFDQMQAVVSLYQALGGGREE; encoded by the coding sequence ATGAAGAAACAGATTCTATATATGGTGTGTGCAACTGCTCTCCTGAGTAGCTGCCACATCTATAAGTCGTATGACAGACCCGAAGACATTACTACTTCCGGGCTATATCGTGACCCGATTGCGGAGAATGATACACTGGTTTCGGATACAACCAACTTCGGCAATCTGCCGTGGAGAGAAGTCTTCACCGACCCGCAGTTACAGTCTCTCATCGAAGCGGGACTGAAACAAAACACTGACCTCTTGACCGCTGCCCAAAATGTAAAAGCAGCAGAAGCATCTCTGCTGTCGGCACGCCTGGCTTATGCTCCGTCCTTGGGACTGTCTCCGCAAGGAACAATCAGCAGCTTTGACAAGAATGCAGCTACCAAAACCTATTCATTGCCCGTCACTGCCAGCTGGCAAGTCGACTTGTTCGGGCAGTTGCTGAACTCCAAACGGAATGCTCAGGTCACTTTAAAGCAGACGAAAGCTTACCGTCAGGCTGTACAAACGCAAGTTATCTCCAACATTGCCAATATGTATTATACACTAATGATGTTGGACCGTCAGTTGGAAATAACCAAGTCTACAGCCGAAATCCTGAAAAAGAATGCCGAAACAATGGAAGCGATGAAAGACGCTGCCATGTACAATATCAATTCAACCGGTGTAGAACAAAGCAAGGCTGCTTATGCCCAAGTGCTTGCCAGCATTCCGGACATCGAGCAGAGTATCCGTGAAACGGAAAATGCCCTGTCTACATTTTTGGGTGAAGCTCCGCACGCTATCAAACGCGGTACACTGGAAGCACAAGTACTTCCGACAGAACTTTCTGCCGGTGTACCTATCCAGTTATTATCCAACCGTCCGGACGTAAAAGCTGCAGAAATGGCTTTGGCCAGTTGCTACTATAATACAAACTCCGCACGTGCCGCTTTCTATCCGCAGATTACTCTTAGCGGTTCTGCCGGGTGGACAAACAGTGCCGGAAGTGCGATTATCAATCCGGGCAAGTTACTGGCTTCTGCAGTCGGTTCTCTGACACAACCTCTATTCTATCGGGGACAAAACATCGCTCGTCTGAAAGCTGCAAAAGCGCAAGAAGAATCAGCGAAACTATCCTTCCAGCAGGCACTATTGAATGCCGGAAGTGAGGTCAGCAATGCGCTAAGTTTATACCAAAAAACCAGCGAAAAGGTAGAATCTCGCCGGTTACAAGTAGAATCTGCTAAAAAAGCTTCGGAAGATACAAAAGAATTGTTTAACTTAGGGACTTCAACTTATCTGGAAGTACTGTCGGCACAGCAATCTTATCTGAGCGCGCAAATCTCACAGGTTTCCGATTGCTTCGATCAGATGCAGGCCGTAGTCAGCCTTTATCAGGCTCTAGGTGGTGGAAGAGAAGAATAA